From one Pempheris klunzingeri isolate RE-2024b chromosome 5, fPemKlu1.hap1, whole genome shotgun sequence genomic stretch:
- the far1 gene encoding fatty acyl-CoA reductase 1 isoform X1, translating into MDGGVVLRSSLNRTADIMVNIPEYYAGKNVLITGATGFMGKVLLEKLLRSCPGVKAVYVMVRSKAGQSPQARIADMVNCKLFERLQDEQPDFAEKIIAVSSDLTRPELDLSKEDQSILAENVDVVFHCAATIRFNEPLKDAMQLNVLATQKMLALAHRMKHLEVFLHVSTAYANCDRELIEEIVYPPPIDYRRLIDSLDWMDDDLVSTLTPKLIGERPNTYTYTKALAEYMVQQEAGDLNVAIIRPSIVGASWKEPFPGWIDNFNGPSGIFIAAGKGILRTMRASNDAVADLVPVDVVINATLAAAWYSGSQTRNRPKNIVVYNCTTGGINPFHWGEVEYHVISTFKRNPLEQAFRRPNVNLTSNHLINQYWIAVSHKAPAFLYDLYLRLIGREPRMMKTITRLHKAMMVLEYFTSHSWVWNTDNVAMLMAQMSPEDKKVFNFDVRQLHWAEYMENYCMGTKKYVLNEELSGLPAARKHLNKLRNIRYTFNTILVVLIWRVFIARSQMARNIWYFVVSLCFKFLSYFRASSTMR; encoded by the exons ATGGACG GTGGAGTGGTGTTGAGGAGCTCTCTGAACAGGACCGCAGACATCATGGTGAACATCCCAGAATACTATGCAGGGAAAAATGTGCTGATCACTGGGGCAACAGGCTTCATGGGCAAG GTGCTGCTGGAGAAGCTGCTGCGATCCTGCCCAGGAGTCAAAGCTGTCTACGTGATGGTCCGGTCAAAAGCAGGGCAGAGCCCCCAGGCTCGCATTGCTGACATGGTCAACTGCAAG TTGTTTGAAAGATTACAAGACGAGCAGCCAGACTTTGCAGAGAAGATCATAGCGGTGAGCAGCGACCTGACACGGccagagctggacctgagtaaaGAGGATCAGAGCATCCTGGCTGAAAACGTCGATGTCGTATTCCACTGTGCCGCCACCATCCGCTTTAATGAACCACTCAA AGATGCAATGCAGCTGAATGTCCTGGCCACCCAGAAGATGCTGGCACTGGCCCACAGGATGAAGCACCTAGAGGTCTTCCTTCACGTCTCTACAGCCTACGCCAACTGTGACCGAGAGCTCATTGAGGAAATCGTGTACCCTCCACCCATAGACTACCGCAGACTCATCGATTCTCTGGA CTGGATGGATGATGATCTGGTGTCTACCCTGACTCCCAAGCTGATCGGGGAGCGTCCCAACACCTACACCTACACCAAAGCCTTGGCTGAGTATATGGTGCAGCAGGAGGCCGGAGACCTCAATGTAGCCATCATCAGACCTTCCATCGTTGGAGCCAGCTGGAAAGAGCCTTTCCCA GGTTGGATTGATAACTTCAATGGGCCGAGTGGGATATTCATTGCA gcTGGTAAGGGGATCCTGCGAACGATGAGAGCGTCTAATGATGCCGTGGCCGACCTGGTGCCAGTGGACGTGGTCATCAACGCCACGCTGGCTGCAGCTTGGTATTCTGGATCACAGACACGCAACAG GCCTAAAAACATTGTGGTGTACAACTGCACAACCGGTGGGATCAACCCGTTTCACTGGGGGGAAGTCG AGTACCATGTAATATCCACATTCAAGAGGAACCCCCTTGAGCAGGCCTTCCGTCGGCCCAATGTTAATCTCACATCCAATCACCTAATCAATCAGTACTGGATCGCTGTGAGCCACAAGGCTCCGGCCTTCCTCTATGATCTGTACCTCAGGCTGATTGGACGAGAGCCCAG GATGATGAAGACAATCACTCGCCTCCACAAAGCCATGATGGTCCTGGAGTATTTCACCAGTCACTCCTGGGTGTGGAACACTGACAACGTGGCCATGCTAATGGCCCAGATGAGCCCTGAGGATAAGAAG GTGTTTAATTTTGATGTGCGTCAGCTACACTGGGCAGAGTACATGGAAAATTACTGCATGGGCACCAAAAAATATGTCCTCAATGAGGAGCTGTCGGGCCTGCCTGCTGCCCGCAAACACCTCAACAA GCTGAGAAACATCCGCTATACCTTCAACACCATCCTGGTGGTGCTCATCTGGCGTGTCTTCATTGCCCGATCCCAGATGGCCAGAAACATCTGGTACTTTGTGGTGAGCCTCTGCTTCAAATTCCTCTCCTACTTCAGAGCGTCCTCCACTATGAGATAA
- the far1 gene encoding fatty acyl-CoA reductase 1 isoform X2 — translation MVNIPEYYAGKNVLITGATGFMGKVLLEKLLRSCPGVKAVYVMVRSKAGQSPQARIADMVNCKLFERLQDEQPDFAEKIIAVSSDLTRPELDLSKEDQSILAENVDVVFHCAATIRFNEPLKDAMQLNVLATQKMLALAHRMKHLEVFLHVSTAYANCDRELIEEIVYPPPIDYRRLIDSLDWMDDDLVSTLTPKLIGERPNTYTYTKALAEYMVQQEAGDLNVAIIRPSIVGASWKEPFPGWIDNFNGPSGIFIAAGKGILRTMRASNDAVADLVPVDVVINATLAAAWYSGSQTRNRPKNIVVYNCTTGGINPFHWGEVEYHVISTFKRNPLEQAFRRPNVNLTSNHLINQYWIAVSHKAPAFLYDLYLRLIGREPRMMKTITRLHKAMMVLEYFTSHSWVWNTDNVAMLMAQMSPEDKKVFNFDVRQLHWAEYMENYCMGTKKYVLNEELSGLPAARKHLNKLRNIRYTFNTILVVLIWRVFIARSQMARNIWYFVVSLCFKFLSYFRASSTMR, via the exons ATGGTGAACATCCCAGAATACTATGCAGGGAAAAATGTGCTGATCACTGGGGCAACAGGCTTCATGGGCAAG GTGCTGCTGGAGAAGCTGCTGCGATCCTGCCCAGGAGTCAAAGCTGTCTACGTGATGGTCCGGTCAAAAGCAGGGCAGAGCCCCCAGGCTCGCATTGCTGACATGGTCAACTGCAAG TTGTTTGAAAGATTACAAGACGAGCAGCCAGACTTTGCAGAGAAGATCATAGCGGTGAGCAGCGACCTGACACGGccagagctggacctgagtaaaGAGGATCAGAGCATCCTGGCTGAAAACGTCGATGTCGTATTCCACTGTGCCGCCACCATCCGCTTTAATGAACCACTCAA AGATGCAATGCAGCTGAATGTCCTGGCCACCCAGAAGATGCTGGCACTGGCCCACAGGATGAAGCACCTAGAGGTCTTCCTTCACGTCTCTACAGCCTACGCCAACTGTGACCGAGAGCTCATTGAGGAAATCGTGTACCCTCCACCCATAGACTACCGCAGACTCATCGATTCTCTGGA CTGGATGGATGATGATCTGGTGTCTACCCTGACTCCCAAGCTGATCGGGGAGCGTCCCAACACCTACACCTACACCAAAGCCTTGGCTGAGTATATGGTGCAGCAGGAGGCCGGAGACCTCAATGTAGCCATCATCAGACCTTCCATCGTTGGAGCCAGCTGGAAAGAGCCTTTCCCA GGTTGGATTGATAACTTCAATGGGCCGAGTGGGATATTCATTGCA gcTGGTAAGGGGATCCTGCGAACGATGAGAGCGTCTAATGATGCCGTGGCCGACCTGGTGCCAGTGGACGTGGTCATCAACGCCACGCTGGCTGCAGCTTGGTATTCTGGATCACAGACACGCAACAG GCCTAAAAACATTGTGGTGTACAACTGCACAACCGGTGGGATCAACCCGTTTCACTGGGGGGAAGTCG AGTACCATGTAATATCCACATTCAAGAGGAACCCCCTTGAGCAGGCCTTCCGTCGGCCCAATGTTAATCTCACATCCAATCACCTAATCAATCAGTACTGGATCGCTGTGAGCCACAAGGCTCCGGCCTTCCTCTATGATCTGTACCTCAGGCTGATTGGACGAGAGCCCAG GATGATGAAGACAATCACTCGCCTCCACAAAGCCATGATGGTCCTGGAGTATTTCACCAGTCACTCCTGGGTGTGGAACACTGACAACGTGGCCATGCTAATGGCCCAGATGAGCCCTGAGGATAAGAAG GTGTTTAATTTTGATGTGCGTCAGCTACACTGGGCAGAGTACATGGAAAATTACTGCATGGGCACCAAAAAATATGTCCTCAATGAGGAGCTGTCGGGCCTGCCTGCTGCCCGCAAACACCTCAACAA GCTGAGAAACATCCGCTATACCTTCAACACCATCCTGGTGGTGCTCATCTGGCGTGTCTTCATTGCCCGATCCCAGATGGCCAGAAACATCTGGTACTTTGTGGTGAGCCTCTGCTTCAAATTCCTCTCCTACTTCAGAGCGTCCTCCACTATGAGATAA